The Primulina huaijiensis isolate GDHJ02 chromosome 12, ASM1229523v2, whole genome shotgun sequence genome has a window encoding:
- the LOC140989741 gene encoding filament-like plant protein 4 isoform X3, producing MFITSQPTMDKRSWPWKKKSSDKLAAEKAAVDSSAVPSDVGATQINKDKQDNNKKQKYVQISIESYTHLTGLEDQVKSLEGEVEVLDNEVKELNEKLSDAHTEITDKENLVKQHVKVAEEAVSGWEKAEAETATLKNHLESVTLLKLTAEDRATHLDGALKECMRQIRNLKEEHEKKLNEVVLSKAKLFDKMKHELEAKIAHLDQELLNSAAENAALSRSLQERSNMLIKLSDEKSQAVDEIELLKSKIESYEKEVHSLKYELHIARKEVEIRNEEKNMSLRSAEVANKQHLEGVKKIAKLEAECQRLRGLVRKKLPGPAAVAQMKLEVENMERDFGESFIRSSLVKSHSPHLSQLPEFSFDNARMYQKENELLTERLLAMEEETKMLKEALSKRNSELQASRSLCAQTSSKLQCLEAQLPHNGEQRSTPRSNSQVAFESLCEKRSSNPRSFTSMSEEGNDDVVSCTDSWTPLLSTKQCHLEKGKDAGGPCKPQNTNHLDLMDDFLEMEKIACLPAESNGIDSSSNISGRAVNTSHSHCGVQLVMQALLSPNDDATLATSQLQADPLIFVKLQSQIQMVLESMHKQNDTEKIVEDVRCIMQDMLETLHHKSVSGLSTGECNSCINTVQTSSQQLETALSQIYDFIIILGNEAKIIPGTSPDGGLNQKLDRFSAKYSEAISSEINLNDFVLDVSHVLNRASELRFNILGVKNSEVETGSSDCIDKIALPENKAAADSSGEKYPNGNANFSNSTFDPDIAHYGNLVPTSDSTAKSWKCSFEEFQQFKLDKDSLAVELAECKENFESTKSQFLETERQLSEIKSHFSLAQKSNSLAETQLKCMAESYKSLETRAEELQTEVDLLHEKIESLDIELQEEKKSHQNALVKCIDLQEQLQRIKSFPSADNGDKTSQDKDLAAAAEKLAECQETIFLLGKQLQAFRPQTEIVSPARDEKAQKFEVSNDDEPSISGANLLASEMDTVSSFGIHNTGKESHQFSNMFNPSYSEATNPPRSPINSSHSKHHPSKSGSSSSSSTPTPEKQGRGFSRFFSTKEKNGR from the exons ATGTTCATAACTTCGCAG CCTACTATGGATAAAAGGAGTTGGCCCTGGAAGAAAAAGTCATCTGACAAGCTAGCAGCGGAAAAGGCAGCCGTAGACTCTTCAGCCGTGCCTTCAGACGTAGGTGCAACTCAAATCAACAAG GATAAACAAGACAATAATAAAAAGCAGAAGTATGTTCAAATATCGATTGAATCATATACCCATCTAACTGGGTTGGAAGATCAAGTGAAGTCTCTTGAGGGAGAAGTAGAGGTCTTAGATAATGAGGTGAAGGAACTAAATGAAAAGTTATCGGACGCTCATACTGAAATTACTGATAAAGAAAACCTTGTGAAACAACACGTCAAAGTTGCTGAAGAGGCTGTCTCAG GTTGGGAAAAGGCTGAGGCGGAAACTGcaactctgaaaaatcatcTGGAATCCGTTACTCTGCTAAAGTTAACTGCCGAAGATCGGGCAACCCATTTGGATGGGGCTCTCAAGGAGTGCATGAGACAAATACGAAATTTGAAGGAAGAACATGAGAAAAAATTGAATGAAGTTGTTTTGAGCAAAGCAAAGCTGTTTGACAAGATGAAGCATGAGCTTGAAGCTAAAATAGCTCATTTGGACCAAGAGTTATTGAATTCTGCTGCTGAAAATGCTGCACTGTCGAGATCTTTGCAGGAGCGCTCTAACATGTTAATCAAGCTAAGTGATGAAAAGTCACAAGCTGTAGATGAGATAGAACTTTTGAAGAGCAAAATTGAGTCCTATGAAAAAGAGGTGCATTCTCTCAAGTATGAACTTCATATTGCTAGGAAAGAGGTGGAAATTCGCAATGAGGAAAAGAACATGAGTTTGCGATCTGCTGAAGTAGCGAACAAGCAGCATCTGGAAGGAGTAAAGAAAATTGCTAAGCTTGAAGCAGAGTGTCAAAGATTACGAGGCCTTGTTCGGAAGAAATTACCTGGTCCGGCTGCCGTAGCTCAAATGAAACTTGAAGTTGAAAACATGGAGAGAGATTTTGGAGAATCTTTCATAAGGAGCTCTCTAGTGAAGTCTCATTCTCCACAtttgtcccaactgcctgaATTTTCATTTGACAATGCACGGATGTATCAGAAAGAAAATGAGTTACTCACAGAACGCCTACTAGCAATGGAGGAAGAGACGAAGATGCTGAAGGAAGCATTATCGAAGCGCAACAGTGAATTGCAAGCCTCTAGGAGTTTGTGTGCCCAGACAAGCAGTAAACTTCAGTGTTTAGAAGCCCAACTGCCACATAATGGTGAACAGAGGAGTACACCAAGATCGAATTCTCAGGTTGCTTTCGAAAGTTTATGTGAGAAAAGAAGTAGTAATCCACGTAGTTTCACCTCCATGTCTGAAGAGGGAAATGACGATGTTGTAAGTTGTACTGATTCATGGACTCCGTTGTTGTCAACTAAGCAATGTCATCTTGAGAAGGGAAAGGATGCCGGTGGTCCATGTAAGCCTCAAAACACAAATCACCTGGACCTTATGGATGACTTTTTGGAGATGGAGAAAATTGCCTGCCTGCCAGCTGAATCTAATGGGATAGATTCAAGCTCAAATATATCAGGTCGTGCTGTAAATACGTCTCATTCTCATTGTGGAGTGCAACTAGTAATGCAAGCTCTGCTTTCTCCTAACGATGATGCCACTTTAGCAACTTCTCAACTACAGGCAGACCCACTGATCTTTGTGAAGCTTCAATCCCAAATACAAATGGTACTTGAATCAATGCATAAGCAAAATGACACTGAAAAAATTGTTGAGGATGTTAGGTGTATAATGCAGGATATGCTTGAAACTTTGCATCACAAGTCGGTGAGTGGCCTTTCTACTGGGGAATGTAACTCATGTATCAACACTGTTCAAACTTCAAGTCAACAATTAGAAACGGCTCTTTCTCAAATTTATGACTTTATTATAATTCTTGGTAATGAGGCAAAGATTATTCCGGGAACATCTCCCGATGGTGGACTGAATCAGAAACTTGATAGGTTCTCTGCCAAATATAGTGAAGCTATAAGCAGTGAGATTAATCTCAATGATTTTGTACTTGATGTATCTCATGTATTAAATAGAGCTAGTGAGCTGCGCTTCAATATCCTGGGAGTCAAAAATAGTGAAGTGGAAACTGGCAGTTCTGATTGTATAGACAAGATTGCCTTACCAGAGAACAAGGCTGCAGCAGATTCATCAGGAGAGAAGTATCCAAATGGCAATGCTAACTTCTCTAACTCGACATTTGATCCTGATATCGCACATTATGGGAATCTTGTTCCGACCTCTGATTCCACCGCCAAATCATGGAAATGCTCTTTCGAGGAGTTTCAACAGTTTAAGTTGGACAAGGATAGTCTTGCTGTGGAGCTTGCTGAATGCAAAGAAAACTTTGAAAGCACGAAATCTCAGTTCCTAGAAACTGAACGGCAACTATCTGAAATCAAGTCACATTTTTCATTAGCTCAAAAGTCCAATAGCTTGGCTGAGACGCAGCTCAAGTGCATGGCTGAGTCATACAAATCACTCGAAACGCGGGCAGAGGAATTGCAAACTGAAGTTGATCTCCTTCACGAGAAAATAGAAAGTTTGGATATTGAGCTGCAAGAGGAGAAAAAGAGCCATCAAAATGCACTAGTGAAATGTATAGATCTTCAAGAGCAGCTGCAAAG GATCAAAAGTTTTCCGTCAGCTGATAATGGTGACAAGACTAGCCAG GATAAGGATTTGGCTGCTGCAGCAGAAAAGTTAGCTGAGTGTCAAGAAACAATATTTCTTCTTGGTAAGCAGTTGCAAGCATTCCGTCCCCAAACGGAGATTGTCAGTCCAGCAAGAGATGAGAAGGCTCAAAAATTTGAAGTCTCAAACGATGACGAACCATCCATAAGTGGCGCGAATTTGCTAGCATCAGAAATGGATACTGTCTCTTCTTTCGGTATACATAACACGGGCAAAGAGTCCCATCAATTCAGTAATATGTTTAATCCATCATACTCTGAAGCTACCAACCCACCAAGGTCTCCAATCAACTCGAGTCATTCAAAACATCACCCCTCAAAATCAGGTTCCTCATCTTCTTCATCTACCCCAACACCAGAGAAACAAGGTCGCGGGTTTAGCAGATTCTTTTCGACAAAGGAAAAAAATGGCCGTTAA
- the LOC140989741 gene encoding filament-like plant protein 4 isoform X1: MFITSQPTMDKRSWPWKKKSSDKLAAEKAAVDSSAVPSDVGATQINKDKQDNNKKQKYVQISIESYTHLTGLEDQVKSLEGEVEVLDNEVKELNEKLSDAHTEITDKENLVKQHVKVAEEAVSGWEKAEAETATLKNHLESVTLLKLTAEDRATHLDGALKECMRQIRNLKEEHEKKLNEVVLSKAKLFDKMKHELEAKIAHLDQELLNSAAENAALSRSLQERSNMLIKLSDEKSQAVDEIELLKSKIESYEKEVHSLKYELHIARKEVEIRNEEKNMSLRSAEVANKQHLEGVKKIAKLEAECQRLRGLVRKKLPGPAAVAQMKLEVENMERDFGESFIRSSLVKSHSPHLSQLPEFSFDNARMYQKENELLTERLLAMEEETKMLKEALSKRNSELQASRSLCAQTSSKLQCLEAQLPHNGEQRSTPRSNSQVAFESLCEKRSSNPRSFTSMSEEGNDDVVSCTDSWTPLLSTKQCHLEKGKDAGGPCKPQNTNHLDLMDDFLEMEKIACLPAESNGIDSSSNISGRAVNTSHSHCGVQLVMQALLSPNDDATLATSQLQADPLIFVKLQSQIQMVLESMHKQNDTEKIVEDVRCIMQDMLETLHHKSVSGLSTGECNSCINTVQTSSQQLETALSQIYDFIIILGNEAKIIPGTSPDGGLNQKLDRFSAKYSEAISSEINLNDFVLDVSHVLNRASELRFNILGVKNSEVETGSSDCIDKIALPENKAAADSSGEKYPNGNANFSNSTFDPDIAHYGNLVPTSDSTAKSWKCSFEEFQQFKLDKDSLAVELAECKENFESTKSQFLETERQLSEIKSHFSLAQKSNSLAETQLKCMAESYKSLETRAEELQTEVDLLHEKIESLDIELQEEKKSHQNALVKCIDLQEQLQRIKSFPSADNGDKTSQLFPSSNIQPQDKDLAAAAEKLAECQETIFLLGKQLQAFRPQTEIVSPARDEKAQKFEVSNDDEPSISGANLLASEMDTVSSFGIHNTGKESHQFSNMFNPSYSEATNPPRSPINSSHSKHHPSKSGSSSSSSTPTPEKQGRGFSRFFSTKEKNGR; encoded by the exons ATGTTCATAACTTCGCAG CCTACTATGGATAAAAGGAGTTGGCCCTGGAAGAAAAAGTCATCTGACAAGCTAGCAGCGGAAAAGGCAGCCGTAGACTCTTCAGCCGTGCCTTCAGACGTAGGTGCAACTCAAATCAACAAG GATAAACAAGACAATAATAAAAAGCAGAAGTATGTTCAAATATCGATTGAATCATATACCCATCTAACTGGGTTGGAAGATCAAGTGAAGTCTCTTGAGGGAGAAGTAGAGGTCTTAGATAATGAGGTGAAGGAACTAAATGAAAAGTTATCGGACGCTCATACTGAAATTACTGATAAAGAAAACCTTGTGAAACAACACGTCAAAGTTGCTGAAGAGGCTGTCTCAG GTTGGGAAAAGGCTGAGGCGGAAACTGcaactctgaaaaatcatcTGGAATCCGTTACTCTGCTAAAGTTAACTGCCGAAGATCGGGCAACCCATTTGGATGGGGCTCTCAAGGAGTGCATGAGACAAATACGAAATTTGAAGGAAGAACATGAGAAAAAATTGAATGAAGTTGTTTTGAGCAAAGCAAAGCTGTTTGACAAGATGAAGCATGAGCTTGAAGCTAAAATAGCTCATTTGGACCAAGAGTTATTGAATTCTGCTGCTGAAAATGCTGCACTGTCGAGATCTTTGCAGGAGCGCTCTAACATGTTAATCAAGCTAAGTGATGAAAAGTCACAAGCTGTAGATGAGATAGAACTTTTGAAGAGCAAAATTGAGTCCTATGAAAAAGAGGTGCATTCTCTCAAGTATGAACTTCATATTGCTAGGAAAGAGGTGGAAATTCGCAATGAGGAAAAGAACATGAGTTTGCGATCTGCTGAAGTAGCGAACAAGCAGCATCTGGAAGGAGTAAAGAAAATTGCTAAGCTTGAAGCAGAGTGTCAAAGATTACGAGGCCTTGTTCGGAAGAAATTACCTGGTCCGGCTGCCGTAGCTCAAATGAAACTTGAAGTTGAAAACATGGAGAGAGATTTTGGAGAATCTTTCATAAGGAGCTCTCTAGTGAAGTCTCATTCTCCACAtttgtcccaactgcctgaATTTTCATTTGACAATGCACGGATGTATCAGAAAGAAAATGAGTTACTCACAGAACGCCTACTAGCAATGGAGGAAGAGACGAAGATGCTGAAGGAAGCATTATCGAAGCGCAACAGTGAATTGCAAGCCTCTAGGAGTTTGTGTGCCCAGACAAGCAGTAAACTTCAGTGTTTAGAAGCCCAACTGCCACATAATGGTGAACAGAGGAGTACACCAAGATCGAATTCTCAGGTTGCTTTCGAAAGTTTATGTGAGAAAAGAAGTAGTAATCCACGTAGTTTCACCTCCATGTCTGAAGAGGGAAATGACGATGTTGTAAGTTGTACTGATTCATGGACTCCGTTGTTGTCAACTAAGCAATGTCATCTTGAGAAGGGAAAGGATGCCGGTGGTCCATGTAAGCCTCAAAACACAAATCACCTGGACCTTATGGATGACTTTTTGGAGATGGAGAAAATTGCCTGCCTGCCAGCTGAATCTAATGGGATAGATTCAAGCTCAAATATATCAGGTCGTGCTGTAAATACGTCTCATTCTCATTGTGGAGTGCAACTAGTAATGCAAGCTCTGCTTTCTCCTAACGATGATGCCACTTTAGCAACTTCTCAACTACAGGCAGACCCACTGATCTTTGTGAAGCTTCAATCCCAAATACAAATGGTACTTGAATCAATGCATAAGCAAAATGACACTGAAAAAATTGTTGAGGATGTTAGGTGTATAATGCAGGATATGCTTGAAACTTTGCATCACAAGTCGGTGAGTGGCCTTTCTACTGGGGAATGTAACTCATGTATCAACACTGTTCAAACTTCAAGTCAACAATTAGAAACGGCTCTTTCTCAAATTTATGACTTTATTATAATTCTTGGTAATGAGGCAAAGATTATTCCGGGAACATCTCCCGATGGTGGACTGAATCAGAAACTTGATAGGTTCTCTGCCAAATATAGTGAAGCTATAAGCAGTGAGATTAATCTCAATGATTTTGTACTTGATGTATCTCATGTATTAAATAGAGCTAGTGAGCTGCGCTTCAATATCCTGGGAGTCAAAAATAGTGAAGTGGAAACTGGCAGTTCTGATTGTATAGACAAGATTGCCTTACCAGAGAACAAGGCTGCAGCAGATTCATCAGGAGAGAAGTATCCAAATGGCAATGCTAACTTCTCTAACTCGACATTTGATCCTGATATCGCACATTATGGGAATCTTGTTCCGACCTCTGATTCCACCGCCAAATCATGGAAATGCTCTTTCGAGGAGTTTCAACAGTTTAAGTTGGACAAGGATAGTCTTGCTGTGGAGCTTGCTGAATGCAAAGAAAACTTTGAAAGCACGAAATCTCAGTTCCTAGAAACTGAACGGCAACTATCTGAAATCAAGTCACATTTTTCATTAGCTCAAAAGTCCAATAGCTTGGCTGAGACGCAGCTCAAGTGCATGGCTGAGTCATACAAATCACTCGAAACGCGGGCAGAGGAATTGCAAACTGAAGTTGATCTCCTTCACGAGAAAATAGAAAGTTTGGATATTGAGCTGCAAGAGGAGAAAAAGAGCCATCAAAATGCACTAGTGAAATGTATAGATCTTCAAGAGCAGCTGCAAAG GATCAAAAGTTTTCCGTCAGCTGATAATGGTGACAAGACTAGCCAG TTGTTTCCTTCATCAAATATCCAACCTCAGGATAAGGATTTGGCTGCTGCAGCAGAAAAGTTAGCTGAGTGTCAAGAAACAATATTTCTTCTTGGTAAGCAGTTGCAAGCATTCCGTCCCCAAACGGAGATTGTCAGTCCAGCAAGAGATGAGAAGGCTCAAAAATTTGAAGTCTCAAACGATGACGAACCATCCATAAGTGGCGCGAATTTGCTAGCATCAGAAATGGATACTGTCTCTTCTTTCGGTATACATAACACGGGCAAAGAGTCCCATCAATTCAGTAATATGTTTAATCCATCATACTCTGAAGCTACCAACCCACCAAGGTCTCCAATCAACTCGAGTCATTCAAAACATCACCCCTCAAAATCAGGTTCCTCATCTTCTTCATCTACCCCAACACCAGAGAAACAAGGTCGCGGGTTTAGCAGATTCTTTTCGACAAAGGAAAAAAATGGCCGTTAA
- the LOC140989741 gene encoding filament-like plant protein 4 isoform X2, which yields MDKRSWPWKKKSSDKLAAEKAAVDSSAVPSDVGATQINKDKQDNNKKQKYVQISIESYTHLTGLEDQVKSLEGEVEVLDNEVKELNEKLSDAHTEITDKENLVKQHVKVAEEAVSGWEKAEAETATLKNHLESVTLLKLTAEDRATHLDGALKECMRQIRNLKEEHEKKLNEVVLSKAKLFDKMKHELEAKIAHLDQELLNSAAENAALSRSLQERSNMLIKLSDEKSQAVDEIELLKSKIESYEKEVHSLKYELHIARKEVEIRNEEKNMSLRSAEVANKQHLEGVKKIAKLEAECQRLRGLVRKKLPGPAAVAQMKLEVENMERDFGESFIRSSLVKSHSPHLSQLPEFSFDNARMYQKENELLTERLLAMEEETKMLKEALSKRNSELQASRSLCAQTSSKLQCLEAQLPHNGEQRSTPRSNSQVAFESLCEKRSSNPRSFTSMSEEGNDDVVSCTDSWTPLLSTKQCHLEKGKDAGGPCKPQNTNHLDLMDDFLEMEKIACLPAESNGIDSSSNISGRAVNTSHSHCGVQLVMQALLSPNDDATLATSQLQADPLIFVKLQSQIQMVLESMHKQNDTEKIVEDVRCIMQDMLETLHHKSVSGLSTGECNSCINTVQTSSQQLETALSQIYDFIIILGNEAKIIPGTSPDGGLNQKLDRFSAKYSEAISSEINLNDFVLDVSHVLNRASELRFNILGVKNSEVETGSSDCIDKIALPENKAAADSSGEKYPNGNANFSNSTFDPDIAHYGNLVPTSDSTAKSWKCSFEEFQQFKLDKDSLAVELAECKENFESTKSQFLETERQLSEIKSHFSLAQKSNSLAETQLKCMAESYKSLETRAEELQTEVDLLHEKIESLDIELQEEKKSHQNALVKCIDLQEQLQRIKSFPSADNGDKTSQLFPSSNIQPQDKDLAAAAEKLAECQETIFLLGKQLQAFRPQTEIVSPARDEKAQKFEVSNDDEPSISGANLLASEMDTVSSFGIHNTGKESHQFSNMFNPSYSEATNPPRSPINSSHSKHHPSKSGSSSSSSTPTPEKQGRGFSRFFSTKEKNGR from the exons ATGGATAAAAGGAGTTGGCCCTGGAAGAAAAAGTCATCTGACAAGCTAGCAGCGGAAAAGGCAGCCGTAGACTCTTCAGCCGTGCCTTCAGACGTAGGTGCAACTCAAATCAACAAG GATAAACAAGACAATAATAAAAAGCAGAAGTATGTTCAAATATCGATTGAATCATATACCCATCTAACTGGGTTGGAAGATCAAGTGAAGTCTCTTGAGGGAGAAGTAGAGGTCTTAGATAATGAGGTGAAGGAACTAAATGAAAAGTTATCGGACGCTCATACTGAAATTACTGATAAAGAAAACCTTGTGAAACAACACGTCAAAGTTGCTGAAGAGGCTGTCTCAG GTTGGGAAAAGGCTGAGGCGGAAACTGcaactctgaaaaatcatcTGGAATCCGTTACTCTGCTAAAGTTAACTGCCGAAGATCGGGCAACCCATTTGGATGGGGCTCTCAAGGAGTGCATGAGACAAATACGAAATTTGAAGGAAGAACATGAGAAAAAATTGAATGAAGTTGTTTTGAGCAAAGCAAAGCTGTTTGACAAGATGAAGCATGAGCTTGAAGCTAAAATAGCTCATTTGGACCAAGAGTTATTGAATTCTGCTGCTGAAAATGCTGCACTGTCGAGATCTTTGCAGGAGCGCTCTAACATGTTAATCAAGCTAAGTGATGAAAAGTCACAAGCTGTAGATGAGATAGAACTTTTGAAGAGCAAAATTGAGTCCTATGAAAAAGAGGTGCATTCTCTCAAGTATGAACTTCATATTGCTAGGAAAGAGGTGGAAATTCGCAATGAGGAAAAGAACATGAGTTTGCGATCTGCTGAAGTAGCGAACAAGCAGCATCTGGAAGGAGTAAAGAAAATTGCTAAGCTTGAAGCAGAGTGTCAAAGATTACGAGGCCTTGTTCGGAAGAAATTACCTGGTCCGGCTGCCGTAGCTCAAATGAAACTTGAAGTTGAAAACATGGAGAGAGATTTTGGAGAATCTTTCATAAGGAGCTCTCTAGTGAAGTCTCATTCTCCACAtttgtcccaactgcctgaATTTTCATTTGACAATGCACGGATGTATCAGAAAGAAAATGAGTTACTCACAGAACGCCTACTAGCAATGGAGGAAGAGACGAAGATGCTGAAGGAAGCATTATCGAAGCGCAACAGTGAATTGCAAGCCTCTAGGAGTTTGTGTGCCCAGACAAGCAGTAAACTTCAGTGTTTAGAAGCCCAACTGCCACATAATGGTGAACAGAGGAGTACACCAAGATCGAATTCTCAGGTTGCTTTCGAAAGTTTATGTGAGAAAAGAAGTAGTAATCCACGTAGTTTCACCTCCATGTCTGAAGAGGGAAATGACGATGTTGTAAGTTGTACTGATTCATGGACTCCGTTGTTGTCAACTAAGCAATGTCATCTTGAGAAGGGAAAGGATGCCGGTGGTCCATGTAAGCCTCAAAACACAAATCACCTGGACCTTATGGATGACTTTTTGGAGATGGAGAAAATTGCCTGCCTGCCAGCTGAATCTAATGGGATAGATTCAAGCTCAAATATATCAGGTCGTGCTGTAAATACGTCTCATTCTCATTGTGGAGTGCAACTAGTAATGCAAGCTCTGCTTTCTCCTAACGATGATGCCACTTTAGCAACTTCTCAACTACAGGCAGACCCACTGATCTTTGTGAAGCTTCAATCCCAAATACAAATGGTACTTGAATCAATGCATAAGCAAAATGACACTGAAAAAATTGTTGAGGATGTTAGGTGTATAATGCAGGATATGCTTGAAACTTTGCATCACAAGTCGGTGAGTGGCCTTTCTACTGGGGAATGTAACTCATGTATCAACACTGTTCAAACTTCAAGTCAACAATTAGAAACGGCTCTTTCTCAAATTTATGACTTTATTATAATTCTTGGTAATGAGGCAAAGATTATTCCGGGAACATCTCCCGATGGTGGACTGAATCAGAAACTTGATAGGTTCTCTGCCAAATATAGTGAAGCTATAAGCAGTGAGATTAATCTCAATGATTTTGTACTTGATGTATCTCATGTATTAAATAGAGCTAGTGAGCTGCGCTTCAATATCCTGGGAGTCAAAAATAGTGAAGTGGAAACTGGCAGTTCTGATTGTATAGACAAGATTGCCTTACCAGAGAACAAGGCTGCAGCAGATTCATCAGGAGAGAAGTATCCAAATGGCAATGCTAACTTCTCTAACTCGACATTTGATCCTGATATCGCACATTATGGGAATCTTGTTCCGACCTCTGATTCCACCGCCAAATCATGGAAATGCTCTTTCGAGGAGTTTCAACAGTTTAAGTTGGACAAGGATAGTCTTGCTGTGGAGCTTGCTGAATGCAAAGAAAACTTTGAAAGCACGAAATCTCAGTTCCTAGAAACTGAACGGCAACTATCTGAAATCAAGTCACATTTTTCATTAGCTCAAAAGTCCAATAGCTTGGCTGAGACGCAGCTCAAGTGCATGGCTGAGTCATACAAATCACTCGAAACGCGGGCAGAGGAATTGCAAACTGAAGTTGATCTCCTTCACGAGAAAATAGAAAGTTTGGATATTGAGCTGCAAGAGGAGAAAAAGAGCCATCAAAATGCACTAGTGAAATGTATAGATCTTCAAGAGCAGCTGCAAAG GATCAAAAGTTTTCCGTCAGCTGATAATGGTGACAAGACTAGCCAG TTGTTTCCTTCATCAAATATCCAACCTCAGGATAAGGATTTGGCTGCTGCAGCAGAAAAGTTAGCTGAGTGTCAAGAAACAATATTTCTTCTTGGTAAGCAGTTGCAAGCATTCCGTCCCCAAACGGAGATTGTCAGTCCAGCAAGAGATGAGAAGGCTCAAAAATTTGAAGTCTCAAACGATGACGAACCATCCATAAGTGGCGCGAATTTGCTAGCATCAGAAATGGATACTGTCTCTTCTTTCGGTATACATAACACGGGCAAAGAGTCCCATCAATTCAGTAATATGTTTAATCCATCATACTCTGAAGCTACCAACCCACCAAGGTCTCCAATCAACTCGAGTCATTCAAAACATCACCCCTCAAAATCAGGTTCCTCATCTTCTTCATCTACCCCAACACCAGAGAAACAAGGTCGCGGGTTTAGCAGATTCTTTTCGACAAAGGAAAAAAATGGCCGTTAA